From Huiozyma naganishii CBS 8797 chromosome 11, complete genome, a single genomic window includes:
- the DUF1 gene encoding Duf1p (similar to Saccharomyces cerevisiae YOL087C; ancestral locus Anc_3.115): MAALPRCAANSSRSRASSAALAYATSTSMFTNLSVGVGAGAGAAAVASTSGSWRWISHHSLAFSAGSDIVWWALGAGGGGAVCRVRCASPSFSFLSFFFFFFFFGSRFFLFVERTSLFHPSIKISLTTFACQLFHNLIAASHSVALGVSTAKMNRLTISYGLQSAQSQSRTHILPITKVLYPKCIAQCPYYLTSARDGSIIVHSVESSAELQNVRLQVHSDWISDLVELSVGVFVSVSHDFSVTLINVDMSPRGGISASSRIVGDHDDYIKACSVLDSSRFVTAGLDGVVKVWGVSTTDTHVHLSHQFDNKNASIYALATGGGGPLDIVVGDSNGDISLYSSRDAAEPVHIPNAHDTNVKCIVHWANGTFVSASADGVVKVWRGDPVRGLVPLETIQRPCSIWCLRAGPSDKETLLMGDSAGGVTALDMRDYSLETLLPQSSSGEKKSGVLALEVIAGELHFSKCNDSNLCALNFESGVVRVVCPGEGVALTKSSLLTNRRHVITENTVGSVQRWDIISCELVDTFPHEEGSFDEIVRKYTTKEILSHWCTVSVKVGMLFVKINPKFLDTEVYGSALHRYNIINGVELNEETRYNLGKIVANSLFYDFVRWEVKRDAKFREKLSHSKHKQTQAFASVPAQAQSEEPPAFNKQKEKFKRRSAFAKFGYGSSNSNLGTKSDTGSPYVSAPTTPLNTDFQSVPLKEGGLSGGYHMNVSTDSVVQPAPKTSSSLLTRKFKSFRSGSAKDSGISQSATPEDPRPHTTPAGAPVAAPLSMAGTSAVPENALHDALHTLAENNKSLEQATAKNQENPPLTVNTNLLPAPADTKQMAQSSQRSEFISDYIEQVHDDYMDQYHNASTSMKLLSKRTPETKIIRDSRLPIIQVKSAPLILIHCWKDGACGGRVLFSTLLPPTKIKNHHLNRHPSSTSLHSKASHTSATSLMSLSSSFSSSTTSLSSISSGKQKSSTPTSTSTASLGHLDEQPTTEEVTTAGKKKTFEDLERNLPYWLAETLFNDIRVLDDKQPKLNFIIVPWVNPNANPTGNSGTAETPGEEESSSQQFSHMFKLGKSKSNDMKLGRTDLPKISEANIKLTAPGMIKVKKIKYYVVDRFEAKTPEMKGKLEPVVWLELLCKGQVLDDDMTLSTVRTLHWKSQGEIVIEYRRKVAVDS, translated from the coding sequence ATGGCGGCGCTGCCGCGGTGCGCCGCGAACAGCTCGAGGTCACGTGCGAGCAGCGCCGCCTTGGCGTACGCCACCTCGACGAGCATGTTCACGAACTTGTCCGTGGGGGTGGGGGCGGGGGCGGGGGCTGCCGCGGTGGCAAGCACGTCCGGTAGCTGGCGGTGGATCTCGCACCACAGTTTGGCCTTCAGCGCGGGGTCCGACATCGTCTGGTGGGCTCTTGGGGccgggggggggggggcggTGTGTCGCGTGCGCTGTGCGAGTCCTTCgttctcttttctttctttcttcttttttttttttttctttggttcacgtttttttttgtttgttgaaAGGACTTCTCTCTTTCACCCCTCCATCAAAATATCGTTAACTACATTTGCATGCCAGCTGTTTCATAATCTCATCGCTGCTTCCCATTCTGTCGCTCTAGGTGTCTCCACGGCAAAGATGAACCGATTGACAATAAGTTATGGGCTGCAGAGTGCACAATCGCAGTCGAGGACACATATCTTGCCCATCACGAAAGTACTGTACCCGAAATGCATCGCTCAGTGTCCCTACTATCTGACATCAGCAAGAGATGGGTCCATTATAGTGCATTCGGTGGAATCGTCCGCAGAGTTGCAGAATGTGAGGTTACAAGTTCATTCGGATTGGATATCTGACCTCGTGGAATTGAGTGTTGGTGTGTTCGTGTCCGTGTCGCATGATTTCTCAGTAACCCTCATAAACGTGGATATGTCACCAAGGGGCGGGATCTCTGCGTCCAGTAGGATCGTCGGGGATCACGATGATTACATTAAGGCGTGCAGTGTACTGGACAGTTCACGGTTTGTCACTGCGGGGCTAGATGGGGTAGTGAAAGTGTGGGGGGTCTCAACAACAGATACTCACGTTCACCTGTCCCATCAGTTCGATAATAAGAATGCATCGATATATGCACTTGCCACGGGTGGCGGTGGACCTCTGGATATTGTCGTTGGTGACTCCAATGGGGATATCTCATTGTACAGTTCCAGAGACGCGGCAGAACCAGTTCATATACCAAATGCACACGACACTAACGTCAAATGTATCGTGCATTGGGCAAATGGGACCTTCGTGAGTGCCTCCGCGGATGGTGTTGTTAAAGTGTGGCGCGGGGATCCAGTACGTGGGCTTGTCCCTCTAGAAACAATACAACGGCCTTGCTCCATTTGGTGTCTCCGCGCGGGGCCCTCAGACAAGGAGACTTTACTGATGGGGGACTCAGCAGGTGGCGTCACAGCACTTGACATGCGGGATTACTCTCTGGAGACACTCTTGCCGCAGTCATCCTCGGGTGAGAAGAAATCCGGGGTACTCGCATTGGAGGTCATTGCGGGCGAACTTCATTTCTCTAAATGTAACGACTCAAACTTGTGCGCTCTCAATTTTGAATCAGGAGTCGTCCGTGTCGTGTGTCCGGGGGAAGGTGTCGCGCTGACAAAATCCTCGCTTCTAACAAACAGGAGACACGTCATTACGGAAAACACAGTCGGGAGCGTGCAAAGGTGGGATATTATCTCGTGCGAACTGGTGGACACTTTCCCCCACGAAGAGGGGTCCTTCGACGAGATCGTTAGGAAGTACACCACGAAGGAGATCCTGTCCCATTGGTGTACAGTGTCCGTGAAAGTAGGCATGCTCTTCGTCAAGATAAACCCGAAATTCCTCGACACAGAGGTATACGGGTCAGCGCTCCACAGATacaacatcatcaacggTGTGGAATTGAACGAGGAGACAAGGTACAATTTAGGGAAGATCGTGGCAAATTCACTCTTCTACGATTTCGTCCGCTGGGAGGTCAAGAGGGACGCCAAATTTAGAGAGAAATTGTCCCATTCAAAACATAAACAGACACAGGCATTCGCATCGGTACCAGCACAGGCACAATCAGAGGAACCACCAGCATTCAACAAGCAGAAGGAAAAATTCAAGAGGAGGAGCGCGTTCGCGAAATTTGGTTACGGATCCTCGAACTCGAACTTGGGGACGAAAAGCGATACGGGCTCACCGTACGTCTCAGCACCAACAACACCTCTTAACACAGATTTCCAAAGCGTCCCACTGAAAGAGGGGGGCTTGTCTGGCGGTTACCACATGAACGTCTCGACGGATTCTGTCGTACAGCCAGCACCAAAGACATCAAGCTCTCTTCTCACCCGCAAATTCAAATCGTTCAGGTCAGGCAGTGCAAAGGACTCTGGTATAAGCCAGTCGGCGACCCCAGAAGATCCAAGGCCTCACACTACCCCTGCAGGGGCACCCGTTGCCGCGCCATTATCTATGGCAGGTACAAGTGCCGTGCCTGAAAATGCACTTCACGACGCATTACACACTTTGGCagagaacaacaaaagCTTGGAACAAGCAACTGCAAAGAATCAGGAAAACCCACCGTTGACCGTCAACACCAATCTATTACCTGCACCAGCAGATACAAAGCAAATGGCACAATCTTCGCAACGCAGCGAATTTATATCCGACTACATCGAACAAGTGCACGATGACTACATGGACCAGTACCATAACGCGTCGACCTCGATGAAATTGCTCTCGAAAAGGACGCCAGAGACAAAAATCATAAGGGATAGCCGCCTACCGATAATACAGGTGAAGTCCGCACCGCTGATCCTCATTCATTGCTGGAAGGACGGCGCGTGCGGCGGGAGGGTCCTGTTCTCCACGTTACTACCCCCTACGAAGATTAAAAATCACCATCTAAATCGCCATCCAAGCTCCACGTCATTACACTCTAAAGCATCGCACACGTCAGCGACCTCTCTAATGTCACTCTCCTCatctttctcctcgtccACAACTTCGTTGTCCTCGATCTCCTCTGGTAAGCAAAAATCGAGCACCCCGACGTCAACTTCGACCGCATCCCTGGGACATCTGGATGAACAACCGACAACTGAGGAGGTCACGACAGcaggaaagaagaaaacgtTTGAGGATCTAGAGAGAAACCTACCTTACTGGTTGGCCGAGACTTTGTTCAATGATATCCGAGTACTGGACGACAAGCAACCGAAGCTAAATTTTATAATTGTCCCCTGGGTCAACCCAAATGCAAACCCAACGGGGAACAGCGGAACAGCGGAAACACCAGGGGAGGAGGAGTCCTCATCTCAACAGTTCTCGCACATGTTCAAATTGGGCAAGTCCAAGAGTAACGACATGAAGTTAGGAAGGACAGATCTCCCCAAAATATCGGAGGCTAATATCAAACTAACTGCCCCCGGAATGATTAAAGTGAAAAAGATCAAGTACTACGTCGTTGACAGGTTTGAGGCCAAGACCCCGGAAATGAAGGGCAAGCTGGAGCCGGTTGTATGGCTGGAGTTGCTGTGCAAGGGGCAGGTCCTGGATGATGACATGACTCTGAGTACCGTAAGAACGTTACATTGGAAATCGCAGGGAGAAATCGTTATCGAGTACAGAAGGAAGGTTGCTGTCGATAGTTGA
- the PHM7 gene encoding Phm7p (similar to Saccharomyces cerevisiae PHM7 (YOL084W); ancestral locus Anc_3.119): protein MSADTSSSTSAFVTTLIVNSIVAAVFTGGFVLLRGREKRVYQPRTLADVQTITEEERMAEPPQGWFAWLPYLLEKSHAYLIQHCGIDGYFFLRYMGIFASFSVVCALLLFPILLPVNATNGHNLSGFEILSYANIKDNKRQYAHVFLSWAVYAFFMWVLYKELYYYTVMRHAVQTTPLCDGLLSSRTVVLTELDGKLMNEGELDKIFSRASRIVYAHDTKKLEKLVQERKKHAVRLETALNKVLDSAVGMTLEKKPSLWNTLVSKLLHTVRRESSKKGVLPGKGGSLGKPRDDLDTYVPLNKRPKHRTGPWYLPPMEWLFGRKKVNTLTYCKDEISRLNGEIHTLQDEWHENKKLPAVFLQFGNQVDAQCCFQSVDQLLGTFSFGKKIVGVAPEDINWGNLNLTRWERYARYIGANTFLTAMIIFWAIPTAVVGCISNVNFLTEKVPFLRFINNMPTFLLGIITGLLPTIALAVLMSLVPPIIKLAGNISGILTKQELGAYMQTWFYAFQVVQVFLVTTLASSASATVEQIINHPGDAMTLLANNLPKASNFYIVYFLLQGLSTPSGNLFQVVALIKSRIMGRFDRTPRQKWTRYNTLDKPDYALTYPTIQIFVCIFITYIMIAPIILVFSTFALLFMYVSFLYNANFVQGLPETDSQGRNYLLAMFQAMLPIYLCQVCLIGLFIMSKSWGPLVLEVVALAATAIAHVYFKWKYLPTIDCVPLSAIRIARGEIDSALYPAGDLGKKEISQLADREKMKYRQNTTGGVIRDATNWELRHANLLPLNDNSSNTLGTDSLGDLEKQKQAEQQGRKGSTITGRTVASTFVSEDEQFKKLTYDDVKDLQKLRSEAAAGQLGPYEVDDTAGVRNIADVGKVYSDVNAMKDAPEAFPPNIVAGVPWHTRIANFFRPTRAYPFDKIRSRLPHVYNTTVAYDDEYPEIAYTNPSVRDKDPIIWICKDSVGLSKQQIADAKDAGVQVSDEFTKYDAKGKSTYTFNPPDYEREVKR, encoded by the coding sequence ATGTCTGCAGATACGTCGTCTTCGACCTCCGCGTTCGTCACGACGCTGATCGTGAACAGTATTGTCGCTGCCGTGTTTACCGGCGGGTTTGTGCTCCTTAGGGGGAGAGAAAAGAGGGTTTATCAGCCAAGGACACTCGCTGATGTACAGACAATCACAGAGGAGGAACGCATGGCGGAGCCACCGCAGGGGTGGTTCGCGTGGTTGCCCTACCTGCTGGAGAAATCACACGCGTACTTAATACAACACTGTGGGATTGACGGGTATTTTTTCCTGAGGTACATGGGGATATTCGCCTCCTTCTCGGTGGTGTGTgcgttgctgctgttcccCATACTGCTCCCGGTGAACGCCACGAACGGTCACAACTTGTCTGGGTTCGAGATTCTGTCGTACGCGAATATAAAGGATAACAAGAGACAGTACGCGCACGTGTTCTTGTCGTGGGCAGTGTACGCGTTCTTCATGTGGGTGTTGTACAAGGAACTGTACTACTACACAGTAATGCGACACGCAGTACAGACTACTCCCTTGTGCGATGGGTTGCTGTCCTCGAGAACAGTGGTGCTCACAGAACTGGATGGGAAACTCATGAATGAGGGGGAACTGGATAAGATATTCTCGCGGGCGTCCAGGATAGTGTACGCACACGACACAAAGAAGTTGGAGAAGTTGGTGCAGGAACGTAAGAAACACGCGGTGCGGCTCGAGACTGCTCTAAACAAAGTTCTGGACTCGGCCGTCGGGATGACCCTCGAGAAGAAACCTTCGTTGTGGAACACACTGGTCTCCAAGCTTTTACACACGGTACGCAGAGAATCGTCCAAGAAGGGTGTGCTGCCGGGGAAAGGTGGCTCCTTGGGGAAACCAAGAGACGATTTGGACACGTACGTGCccttgaacaagagacCCAAGCACCGTACAGGGCCGTGGTACTTGCCCCCAATGGAGTGGCTGTTCGGGAGGAAAAAAGTTAACACGCTCACGTACTGTAAGGACGAGATTTCAAGGCTTAACGGTGAGATTCACACTTTGCAGGACGAGTGGCacgagaacaagaaattgcCTGCGGTGTTTCTCCAGTTCGGAAACCAGGTGGACGCACAGTGCTGCTTCCAATCGGTAGACCAACTCTTGGGCACTTTCTCCTTCGGGAAGAAGATCGTCGGCGTAGCGCCAGAGGACATCAACTGGGGGAACTTGAACCTCACAAGGTGGGAAAGGTACGCAAGATACATTGGTGCCAACACTTTCCTAACGGCAATGATCATCTTCTGGGCTATCCCAACAGCTGTCGTCGGGTGTATTTCAAACGTCAATTTCTTGACCGAGAAAGTACCCTTTTTAAGGTTCATCAACAATATGCCCACATTCCTGCTGGGGATTATCACAGGGTTGTTGCCAACGATCGCATTGGCCGTGTTAATGTCCCTCGTGCCACCTATCATCAAATTGGCGGGGAACATCTCAGGGATCTTGACTAAACAGGAATTGGGTGCGTACATGCAGACATGGTTCTACGCGTTCCAAGTAGTCCAGGTGTTCCTAGTCACTACACTGGCCTCATCGGCGTCTGCCACGGTGGAACAGATTATTAACCACCCGGGGGACGCAATGACCCTGTTGGCAAACAATCTACCAAAGGCATCGAACTTCTACATTGTGTACTTCCTGCTCCAGGGACTCTCGACACCATCCGGTAATTTGTTCCAAGTCGTCGCTTTAATCAAGTCCCGCATCATGGGCCGCTTCGACCGGACTCCAAGGCAGAAGTGGACACGTTACAACACTTTGGACAAACCAGACTACGCGCTCACGTACCCAACAATCCAGATTTTCGTGTGCATCTTCATCACATACATCATGATCGCCCCAATTATCCTCGTCTTCTCCACTTTCGCACTCCTGTTCATGTACGTCTCCTTCCTGTACAACGCAAACTTCGTCCAGGGACTACCGGAAACAGACTCACAGGGCAGAAACTACCTACTCGCGATGTTTCAGGCAATGTTACCCATCTACCTGTGCCAAGTCTGCCTGATCGGCCTATTCATCATGTCCAAGTCCTGGGGGCCCCTCGTGCTCGAAGTCGTCGCGCTCGCCGCAACAGCGATCGCGCACGTGTACTTCAAGTGGAAGTACCTCCCCACCATCGACTGTGTGCCCCTGAGCGCCATCCGCATTGCTCGTGGGGAGATCGATTCCGCACTGTACCCTGCTGGAGACCTCgggaagaaagagatcagCCAGTTAGCGGACAGAGAGAAGATGAAGTACAGACAGAACACAACGGGCGGTGTCATCAGAGACGCGACAAACTGGGAACTAAGACACGCTAACTTGCTGCCCTTGAACGACAACTCGTCGAACACGCTGGGCACGGACAGCTTGGGCGACTTGGAAAAGCAGAAACAGGCGGAACAGCAGGGGAGGAAGGGCAGTACGATCACGGGCAGGACCGTGGCGTCCACTTTTGTCTCTGAGGACGAGCAGTTTAAGAAATTGACTTACGATGACGTGAAGGATCTGCAGAAACTTCGTAGCGAGGCCGCGGCAGGCCAGTTAGGCCCCTACGAGGTCGACGATACCGCTGGGGTCCGCAATATCGCGGATGTCGGGAAAGTTTACTCGGACGTCAACGCCATGAAGGACGCACCGGAGGCGTTCCCACCAAACATTGTCGCCGGTGTCCCCTGGCATACGCGCATCGCCAACTTCTTCAGGCCCACGAGGGCGTACCCATTCGACAAGATCAGATCGAGACTGCCACACGTGTACAACACCACAGTCGCTTACGACGACGAGTACCCGGAGATAGCGTACACGAACCCAAGTGTCAGGGACAAGGACCCTATTATTTGGATTTGCAAGGACTCAGTCGGGCTTTCGAAGCAACAGATCGCGGACGCAAAGGATGCAGGTGTGCAGGTCTCTGATGAGTTTACGAAATACGACGCAAAGGGGAAGTCTACATACACTTTCAACCCACCTGACTACGAACGCGAAGTCAAGAGATAA
- the ATG19 gene encoding Atg19p (similar to Saccharomyces cerevisiae ATG19 (YOL082W); ancestral locus Anc_3.120), with translation MEYELAIVHEGHTVKKYFDYPWVGKEEILNVVAGNFDIGNPDDLFRCFQLDSAVICTRGIRKSKIFQYFPMGQYYPGVEQRHLDRLSRNREGYRIVIKLTRVKAPTKAPTKAPTQPEPSVDDTMVMIPHEVLNKLVEQVGRLEIAIKNSENREEKAESATKEPLDKILEESSDVVIEVSKKNNDLFEFFNNILTEDQLKDLKHGFEKYTQWISLYNNDEGKLEEHLKTLQDFSTFFSTKDNSDFVKYPISLRIFPKELNICFELQNSFGVAVPKGLALMIYYRDGTLDKTSTYKVDISHGVGPHLTKTFRRFKREFGPEFSVGNVTRVQIISDRSQILYTGHQDAFAEESDPQSRVFNFTVVDDIAFAENNNDNDTASYKDNDNDIISTSISNTANDDDNHTVTEDADFNDYDCLTESDF, from the coding sequence ATGGAGTATGAATTGGCTATTGTGCATGAGGGACATACTGTCAAGAAGTACTTTGACTATCCGTGGGTTGGGAAAGAGGAGATCCTTAATGTTGTAGCGGGGAATTTCGATATCGGCAACCCAGATGACTTGTTCAGGTGCTTCCAATTGGACTCCGCAGTGATCTGTACGAGAGGGATTCGAAAGAGCAAGATCTTCCAGTACTTTCCCATGGGACAATACTATCCAGGTGTTGAACAGAGGCATTTGGACCGTCTCAGCCGGAACAGGGAGGGCTACCGTATTGTCATAAAACTGACCCGCGTCAAGGCTCCCACAAAGGCTCCCACAAAGGCTCCCACACAGCCTGAACCAAGCGTAGATGACACAATGGTGATGATACCCCATGAGGTGTTGAATAAACTAGTGGAACAAGTTGGAAGGCTCGAAATAGCGATTAAAAATTCAGAGAATAGAGAGGAGAAAGCTGAGAGCGCTACTAAGGAGCCATTAGACAAGATTCTCGAAGAGTCCAGTGATGTGGTAATCGAAGtatcaaagaaaaataacGATCTTTTTGAGTTCTTTAATAACATTCTTACGGAAGACCAATTGAAGGACTTGAAACACGGGTTTGAAAAGTATACGCAGTGGATATCGCTGTACAACAACGACGAGGGTAAACTAGAGGAACACTTGAAGACCTTACAAGATTTTTCGACGTTTTTCTCCACGAAGGACAACTCTGATTTTGTGAAGTATCCGATCTCTCTACGGATTTTCCCCAAGGAGTTGAATATATGTTTCGAACTGCAGAACAGCTTCGGAGTAGCGGTACCGAAGGGACTAGCACTGATGATATATTACCGAGATGGTACACTGGACAAGACAAGTACGTATAAAGTGGACATCTCTCATGGAGTTGGTCCACATTTAACTAAGACGTTCAGGAGATTCAAGCGTGAATTTGGGCCAGAGTTCTCAGTGGGCAATGTTACACGAGTACAAATAATCAGCGACCGAAGCCAAATACTGTATACAGGCCATCAAGACGCGTTTGCAGAGGAAAGCGATCCTCAGTCGAGGGTTTTCAACTTCACAGTCGTGGATGATATCGCATTCGcagagaacaacaacgacaacgacACGGCAAGCTACAAAGACAACGACAATGACATAATATCCACAAGCATTAGCAACACTGcgaacgacgacgacaaccATACGGTGACCGAAGATGCCGACTTCAACGACTACGATTGTCTAACCGAAAGCGATTTCTAA